In Terriglobia bacterium, the following proteins share a genomic window:
- a CDS encoding beta-lactamase family protein, producing the protein MHGRVCLALLIGVAHASFAAPGGARMIRRIDGTWISANAASRIARETLTAHHVTGAQVAVVDRGRLVWSEAFGLRSVEPHLPMQLTTTTWAASITKSVFAAYVMQLAERGDLALDLPVAQQLAKPLDEYESYRDTASVLVKDPQWQRVTPRMLLAHTAGLLNFAFLEPDKKMHLHFAAGTQFLYSGEGFNLLQFVIEQKKGRPLDQLMQEAIFTPIGMSRTSLIFRKEFEADIADRYDVNEKFLAKTRRAPARAAGSMTSTAEDLARFACALFAGNIVKPAARRKMLKPVIRIRTLHQFPLAVDEAKGTEAQAVGLAYGIGWGLLSRTPFGRAFFKEGHGDGAQNYLICFEQRQACMIVLTNSDNGELAFRSLLENIFGDTVTPWEWEGYTPAYIEASRKLGN; encoded by the coding sequence ATGCACGGAAGAGTATGCCTCGCTCTCCTGATCGGAGTCGCGCACGCGTCATTCGCTGCGCCGGGCGGCGCGCGGATGATTCGCCGCATTGATGGGACGTGGATCTCGGCCAACGCCGCTTCTAGAATTGCAAGGGAGACGCTCACCGCGCATCACGTAACGGGCGCTCAGGTTGCCGTCGTGGACCGAGGGCGACTCGTGTGGAGCGAAGCCTTTGGCTTGAGGAGCGTCGAACCGCACCTGCCGATGCAACTAACGACGACGACATGGGCGGCATCGATCACCAAAAGCGTGTTCGCGGCCTATGTGATGCAGCTCGCCGAGCGGGGCGATCTCGCGCTCGACCTGCCTGTAGCGCAGCAATTAGCCAAGCCCCTGGACGAATATGAAAGCTACCGGGACACGGCGTCGGTACTCGTGAAGGACCCGCAATGGCAGCGGGTCACACCACGCATGCTTCTCGCCCACACAGCAGGTCTGCTCAATTTCGCGTTTCTGGAGCCGGACAAGAAGATGCATCTCCACTTTGCGGCCGGAACGCAGTTTCTTTATTCAGGGGAGGGCTTCAACCTGCTGCAGTTTGTCATCGAACAGAAGAAGGGGCGTCCTCTTGATCAATTGATGCAGGAGGCGATTTTCACGCCGATCGGAATGTCGCGCACGAGCTTGATTTTTCGAAAGGAGTTTGAGGCTGACATCGCTGACCGGTATGACGTCAACGAAAAGTTCCTCGCGAAAACGCGGCGGGCGCCGGCGCGGGCGGCAGGGTCGATGACGAGTACCGCCGAGGACCTGGCGCGATTTGCTTGCGCACTGTTCGCCGGAAACATCGTGAAGCCTGCCGCGCGCCGGAAGATGCTCAAACCGGTGATCCGAATCCGCACCTTGCACCAATTTCCTCTCGCGGTGGATGAGGCTAAGGGAACAGAGGCTCAGGCGGTAGGGCTCGCTTACGGCATCGGCTGGGGACTCCTGAGCCGCACGCCGTTCGGACGTGCGTTCTTCAAGGAGGGCCACGGTGACGGCGCGCAGAACTACCTGATCTGCTTTGAGCAGCGGCAGGCGTGCATGATCGTTCTTACCAATAGCGACAATGGCGAGCTTGCGTTCCGCTCTCTATTAGAAAACATTTTCGGCGACACCGTGACACCTTGGGAATGGGAAGGCTACACTCCGGCATACATCGAGGCGTCCCGCAAGCTGGGCAATTGA
- a CDS encoding RNA polymerase sigma factor — MSERSTEQIRELLDSLYRVDSGRILATLIRLLGDFDLAEEAMHEAFAAALSLWPRSGVPGNPRPWLISTARFKAIDTLRRRARFDVSQDELVRSLETPWSSPERSNEEDSLEDDRLRLIFTCCHPSLAPEAHVALTLREVCGLTTEEIAKAFLITPRTLAQRIVRAKARIRETPILYEVPTPQELPERLGAVLQVIYLVFNEGYSAAAGAEVTRAELTGEAIRLGRLLIELQPEPEVIGLLSLMLLQESRHAARTSPTGELILLENQDRSLWNREQIAEGVALLEKALKSRRFGSYTLQAAIAAVHAEAESAAVTDWRQIVALYDRLLRIHPSPVVLLNRAVAIAMCDGPEAGLTLIDAVLEHGELANYYLAHAARADMYRRLGRTAEARSSYERALALTQQEPERQFLQERIRQLK; from the coding sequence ATGTCCGAGCGTTCCACCGAGCAGATACGCGAATTGCTCGACTCCCTTTATCGCGTGGATTCGGGACGAATCCTGGCAACTCTGATCCGCTTGCTCGGTGATTTTGATCTGGCCGAGGAGGCGATGCACGAAGCCTTTGCGGCGGCGCTGAGCCTGTGGCCGAGGAGTGGAGTACCCGGCAACCCGCGACCCTGGTTGATTTCGACGGCCCGATTCAAAGCCATTGATACTCTGCGTCGACGGGCACGATTTGATGTGTCTCAAGACGAGCTCGTGCGATCTCTCGAAACGCCATGGAGTTCGCCGGAAAGGTCCAATGAAGAGGACAGCCTTGAGGATGATCGGCTGCGCCTGATTTTTACCTGCTGTCATCCATCTCTAGCGCCGGAAGCGCACGTTGCGCTCACCTTGCGTGAGGTGTGCGGGCTGACCACCGAGGAGATAGCAAAGGCCTTCCTCATCACTCCGCGTACGCTGGCGCAGCGCATTGTGCGCGCCAAGGCAAGGATTCGCGAGACACCGATTCTGTACGAGGTTCCGACGCCGCAGGAATTGCCGGAGCGACTGGGCGCGGTGCTTCAGGTCATCTATCTCGTCTTTAACGAGGGTTATTCGGCTGCGGCGGGAGCGGAGGTAACGCGGGCCGAGCTAACCGGCGAGGCGATTCGACTGGGCCGGTTGCTGATCGAACTCCAGCCAGAGCCGGAAGTCATTGGACTGCTTTCCCTGATGTTGCTACAGGAATCCCGTCACGCCGCAAGAACCTCGCCGACTGGAGAGCTGATTTTGCTGGAGAACCAGGATCGCTCGCTCTGGAACCGGGAACAGATCGCGGAGGGAGTGGCATTGCTGGAGAAAGCCCTGAAGTCCCGCCGCTTCGGCTCCTACACACTGCAGGCTGCGATTGCGGCCGTTCATGCGGAGGCGGAATCGGCCGCGGTAACCGACTGGCGACAGATTGTTGCGCTTTACGACCGATTGCTACGAATTCACCCTTCGCCCGTTGTACTGCTGAATCGTGCCGTGGCCATAGCAATGTGCGATGGTCCAGAGGCTGGTCTGACGCTTATCGACGCGGTGTTGGAACATGGCGAATTGGCAAATTATTACCTGGCGCATGCAGCCCGGGCAGATATGTACCGCAGGCTCGGCAGGACGGCTGAGGCTCGGTCCTCTTATGAGAGAGCCCTGGCCCTGACCCAACAGGAACCGGAGCGGCAATTCCTGCAGGAGCGGATTCGGCAGCTGAAATAA
- a CDS encoding YciI family protein — protein sequence MPQYLVANYLPDDFDPSAVTEAMMEEIHALNREMIAAGARKFACGISPASNAKTVRKQPDGTVLVTDGPYTETKEHMGGFWILEAADMDEALAWARKGAISCDAAGEVRELLFYPAPEQGPGESK from the coding sequence ATGCCACAGTATCTGGTTGCTAACTACCTCCCCGACGACTTCGACCCGTCCGCCGTCACCGAAGCGATGATGGAGGAGATCCACGCGCTCAACCGCGAAATGATTGCTGCCGGCGCCAGGAAGTTCGCTTGCGGAATTTCCCCGGCCAGCAACGCAAAGACGGTGCGGAAGCAGCCTGATGGTACGGTGCTCGTCACCGATGGGCCATACACCGAGACCAAAGAGCATATGGGCGGTTTCTGGATACTGGAAGCTGCCGATATGGACGAGGCGCTGGCGTGGGCGCGCAAGGGTGCCATCTCATGCGATGCGGCGGGCGAGGTGCGCGAGCTTCTTTTCTACCCGGCTCCGGAACAAGGACCCGGCGAAAGCAAGTAA
- a CDS encoding YciI family protein, translating to MKYVCLGYYDKSKFDGMTDGEKNAMFDTCFEYDDHLRASGHWAGGEGLQGPETALTLYWKNGKVATTDGPYAETKEQLGGILVLEARDMNHAVQLIGQHPALTYGNIFEIRPAADMNEVMKASERRRRQNTAR from the coding sequence ATGAAATACGTCTGTTTGGGATACTACGACAAAAGCAAATTTGACGGCATGACGGATGGCGAGAAAAACGCCATGTTCGATACATGCTTTGAATATGACGACCATCTTCGCGCCAGCGGGCACTGGGCCGGTGGAGAAGGGCTTCAGGGGCCGGAGACCGCTCTGACCCTGTATTGGAAGAACGGCAAGGTGGCAACGACCGACGGCCCCTATGCCGAAACCAAAGAACAACTCGGCGGCATTCTCGTCCTTGAGGCGAGGGACATGAATCATGCTGTACAGCTCATCGGCCAGCATCCGGCTCTGACGTATGGCAACATTTTCGAGATTCGGCCAGCGGCGGACATGAATGAAGTCATGAAGGCAAGCGAGCGGCGACGGAGACAGAACACTGCACGCTGA
- a CDS encoding dihydrofolate reductase family protein has protein sequence MRRIMVLEHITLDGVIQAGGGPDEDTSDGFAYGGWAASFDDEAIGAAVKKMLDLPIDLLLGRKTFDIWAAFWPQHGDIWPRVNTATKYVASNTMTSHQWQPSVFLNGDVAEKVAGLKQQEGPDLHVWGSGNLLQTLMKHDLVDNFWLMIYPITLGEGKRLFAEGTIPAAFKVTESIVGSSGVILANYERAGAVQTGSFL, from the coding sequence ATGAGAAGAATTATGGTGCTTGAACACATTACCCTTGATGGCGTCATACAAGCCGGCGGCGGACCGGACGAGGATACGAGCGACGGCTTTGCGTATGGCGGATGGGCAGCGTCTTTTGACGACGAGGCGATCGGCGCGGCTGTGAAAAAGATGCTGGATTTGCCGATCGACCTGTTGCTGGGGCGCAAAACCTTCGATATTTGGGCGGCGTTTTGGCCGCAACATGGGGACATTTGGCCCCGCGTCAACACGGCGACCAAGTACGTCGCCTCGAACACGATGACTTCTCACCAGTGGCAGCCGTCGGTGTTTTTAAACGGAGACGTTGCGGAAAAAGTCGCCGGGCTCAAGCAGCAGGAAGGGCCCGATCTGCACGTTTGGGGCAGTGGAAATCTCCTGCAAACGCTGATGAAGCATGATCTGGTCGATAATTTCTGGTTGATGATCTATCCGATCACCTTGGGCGAGGGAAAACGTTTGTTTGCCGAGGGCACGATCCCGGCCGCGTTCAAAGTGACGGAAAGCATTGTCGGTTCGAGTGGCGTCATTCTCGCGAATTACGAACGCGCTGGTGCTGTCCAAACCGGAAGTTTTCTATAA
- a CDS encoding dihydrofolate reductase family protein has product MRNVIFAINITLDGCCDHTKMVPDEEVLGYGAQLVRDAALLVYGRKTYQLMVPYWPDIAKSQSETKADIEFAQTFVSKKKIVFSRSLASAEDENTRIVRTNLRDEILKLKQEQGNNILVGGVDVPSQLMELGLIDEYRFVVMPIIAGEGRRLLEGVRLPERLQLKFVESKIFESGCVALRYLKQ; this is encoded by the coding sequence ATGAGAAATGTAATCTTCGCAATCAACATTACCCTGGATGGCTGCTGCGACCACACCAAAATGGTTCCCGATGAAGAAGTACTTGGCTACGGCGCGCAACTCGTCCGAGATGCTGCCCTGCTCGTTTATGGGCGTAAGACCTACCAATTGATGGTTCCTTATTGGCCTGATATTGCAAAAAGCCAGTCCGAGACAAAAGCGGATATCGAATTTGCTCAAACCTTTGTCTCCAAGAAGAAGATTGTTTTTTCACGATCGTTGGCCAGCGCTGAAGATGAAAATACGAGAATTGTTCGTACGAACCTTCGCGACGAAATACTTAAACTGAAGCAAGAACAGGGCAACAATATTTTGGTCGGCGGTGTAGATGTTCCTTCACAACTGATGGAGCTTGGCCTGATTGACGAATATCGTTTTGTCGTTATGCCAATCATTGCTGGAGAAGGGAGACGGTTGTTAGAAGGCGTCAGACTGCCGGAGAGATTACAACTAAAATTTGTTGAGTCAAAGATCTTTGAATCAGGATGTGTTGCGCTTCGTTACTTGAAACAGTGA
- a CDS encoding YciI family protein yields the protein MKYICLGYYDPGKVENLSESERNTMFDECFSYDDELRRNGHFAAGEALGPPHTAMTVYGKNGKVAVTDGPYAETKEQLGGILVLEARDLNQAIQLMSQHPAVKYGSSFEIRPSADMTEMMKESEQRRRKNTSR from the coding sequence ATGAAATACATCTGTTTGGGATATTACGATCCGGGCAAGGTCGAGAACCTATCTGAAAGCGAGCGCAACACCATGTTCGACGAGTGTTTCAGCTACGACGACGAGCTGCGCAGGAACGGACATTTTGCCGCGGGCGAGGCTCTTGGGCCCCCTCACACGGCGATGACCGTGTATGGGAAGAACGGAAAGGTTGCAGTGACGGACGGTCCCTACGCGGAAACCAAGGAGCAATTGGGTGGGATTCTGGTGCTTGAGGCGCGAGATCTGAATCAGGCGATTCAGCTCATGTCTCAACATCCTGCAGTGAAGTATGGATCGTCGTTCGAGATACGTCCTTCCGCGGATATGACCGAAATGATGAAGGAGAGCGAGCAGCGACGGCGAAAGAATACCTCGCGATGA